DNA from Plasmodium yoelii strain 17X genome assembly, chromosome: 13:
AAGGATGTTAATATTCCAACTCTTATATTTAGCAAATTGAgagaatatataagatagcgaattatatctataattGCCCATGGAATTAAACAAGACAATATccatttattattgtttggtaaataattaaaaattaaatgaacaataaaaaaacgGCTGAATATTTGAGTCACCACTATTTTAACATCCGATTTTATAAAacctataaaaaaaaattataaaaatatgcacatgttttgaaaaatttaacaaaatttaTCCAAATTTATCAAAGCTTATCAAAGCTTATCAAAGCTTATCAAGGCTTATCAAAATTATGTGTACCAAAAAGTGAAAATAGCACATCAAAAATGGATAACGATTGAGTTATAGCtatcaattttttatgtttgcCCCAGAATTTAGTAATAGGGCGTTTCTCATTATATAAAGCATACTCTACCGAAACATACAACACACATATCCACAATAAATAGGATACAgtgttataaataaataaacatttattctttatattcatttttttttaaagaaaattCGAATTTGgtgaatatttatataaattcttgtattatatatacccCAAAATATATCAATCCTGGAAATTGATAGTCaaaaaatttgtttattttatatgataagGCATATTTTAATTGACactaaaaatgtttatataatattcttttaaaacaaaataactAATATgcacataaaaaatatatttatgacaAAGtcaggaaaaaaaaataataattttccaaaaaatagctaaaatgtgaaaaaaaaaaaaaaaaaaaaaataagagggttggtgaaataaaaaattaaaacgaaagctatacaaatatatatattaggactatagaatatttattatcattattattattattactttggtaatatatatatttgttaaaatcAATGGATATTAAAATTGTCAAAATTCAACAGAATTATATAAAAGCAATTCACAAATTAAATActaaaatgaatatttatatatttaaagaaaaaatacaagtgaataattttgttcttaatttttttataaccattatataatttatatacttttgaaaaaaaaaaaaaaaatcacaaaCTTATTCTACATTTGAGCATAtgtgtatttatatttttgactaaacttataataataaatataatttttttaaggtgattttataatttttttttactaagGTTGAGTTTGGCTTTTAAAATTgtaaacgaaaaaaaaatgaaaatggaaatgtaaataaaaatgtaaataaaaataaaaatgtaaataaaaataaaaatgaaacatttatcatttttattgttgCTTGCGAAATCAAAACGAATTGCActttcaaatatattttccaaaattatgataaaaacaaaatgcaTGAAcaagtaatatattttgaaattaTTTAGACatgcatttattttatataggATGACAATCCTTgtagaaatgaaaaaatatatatggtgAATATGCGAAGGAcgctaaaaaaaaatgtcaaaTAAATGACTTATAAAAGGATAATGTTTGTATATATGAAAAGCGGAGTcggttttttatatttcactTTTATGCAGTCTCTACCTTGCTTGCTTTTCCGCAGCCTCTAACTTGCTTGCTTTTCCGCAGCCTCTAACTTTGCTTGGTCCTTAAGCCGTTTTTGttcctttttcatttttcgcATGTTAGCAATTTGTTCTCGTTTGAGTTTATCCATTTCTTTTTGTATAAGATcttcttttttgtttttttttatagatgCATTTTCAACAAGTTCAACGGTTAGATTAAAGATAGGTTCATTGTCTGTCGAATCTTtatctttaacaaaaaagCCAACTCTTTCAAATTGTATTGGATCTCcaatattacaatttttcGAATAATTTTCAACAAGTCCGTGATGCACTAttaatgaatttttattaatatattttctccaTCCCACTTGATTATCTTTATCAGTTTTCAATTTTTCTtgatcatcatttttattttctgtaTCTAAATAATATTCATCTTGATATGTTTTATCCAAATCGTTTGACATTGCAATTccgtcattattattattatcattattattatcattattaggACTCGTTCCTAACTCAGATGtaaaatttttcattattttttcaacatGAGTATCATCATAATCCGACTCAGGATTagcttttaaaaataatttatcataCATTCTAAATTCAGCTTTATGTGAATTTTTTGCAGAAACCCAATGTATTGTtgattttacttttttaatattttctccAATTGTTGTAGTGTTATTAGATGTGGTTAGATTACCACTTTTACTATCGGGATCATATGTACATCTAAGTTCGATTATTTTACCAGTTGATTCATCTTTTATAACTTCATTACAGGTTATACAAAATGCATATCTAAGTCTTACAGTTCTATTTGGAGCTAATCTATAAAAATTAGATGCAGGATTTTCTTGAAAATCATCATgatcaatatatatttctttttcaaattttatttttctgattcccatttgttcattttttggATGATTTAATGCGGTCAATTCATAAtaattagtattattatataaattatcatCAAAATTGGTAATAATAACTTTTAAAGGTTTTAAAATCGAAAATAATCTTATAgcttttttattcatatctTCTCTAGCACATAATTCTAAGAGTTCATATGATAtcatattttctctttttgcTACCCCAACTTTATTACAAAAATCTTTAATTGCATCTGGACTATATCCTCTTCTTCTCATTCCAGAAATTGTAGGCATACGAGGATCATCCCAATCATTTACCCACTTTTCATTTActaatgttaataattttcttttgcTCATTACCATATATGATACATTTAATCGAGCAAATTCAATTTGTcttgttttaaaaatgtttaattTATCTTGAAACCATTCATATAATGGTCTATGTGTTTCAAATTCTAATGTACATATAGAATGTGTAATTTTTTCTATAGAA
Protein-coding regions in this window:
- a CDS encoding protein tyrosine phosphatase-like protein, putative codes for the protein MNIKNKCLFIYNTVSYLLWICVLYVSVEYALYNEKRPITKFWGKHKKLIAITQSLSIFDVLFSLFGFIKSDVKIVVTQIFSRFFIVHLIFNYLPNNNKWILSCLIPWAIIDIIRYLIYSLNLLNIRVGILTSLRNKLPLILYPIGIVSEVVCTLTSLKNIQSTPFLRSFPYAMPNNLNFQIDIYYFCIFVLFLYIPGSIFVYAAAIRKSRGKNTTSEKKMN
- a CDS encoding glutamine--tRNA ligase, putative; translation: MEHIEKIYIKNKSDLGNEFFYFYNWVKEKFNISLVISESNSLRHNIVLELSDGNNLSLNELNSCEAIFHLISNDKNSKNSKNNQNNKHIWNNEFESEQDVEENPFRISQIEELKNFLKNILLQKKKLENNFYERIEKEMMNKNNNIFSKDKLRYIDFLLFCILKKNKIEKINNKYEHLNNWYLQNNISVKEESMNSFTNTNFIHQIIEDDLKKKKHSYVITRFPPEPNGYLHLGHAKSICLNFGLSQKYGGQTHLRFDDTNPVTEDIRYINSIQEDVKWLGFNWNEHLYYASDYFDQLYEWALQLIKQGDAYVDDQTIEEIRKNRGSLKEPGINSPYRNRSIEENLVLFENMKLGKYKEGEKVLRAKIDMSSGNINLRDPILYRIMNKIHPKTKNKWVIYPMYDFAHGQSDSIEKITHSICTLEFETHRPLYEWFQDKLNIFKTRQIEFARLNVSYMVMSKRKLLTLVNEKWVNDWDDPRMPTISGMRRRGYSPDAIKDFCNKVGVAKRENMISYELLELCAREDMNKKAIRLFSILKPLKVIITNFDDNLYNNTNYYELTALNHPKNEQMGIRKIKFEKEIYIDHDDFQENPASNFYRLAPNRTVRLRYAFCITCNEVIKDESTGKIIELRCTYDPDSKSGNLTTSNNTTTIGENIKKVKSTIHWVSAKNSHKAEFRMYDKLFLKANPESDYDDTHVEKIMKNFTSELGTSPNNDNNNDNNNNDGIAMSNDLDKTYQDEYYLDTENKNDDQEKLKTDKDNQVGWRKYINKNSLIVHHGLVENYSKNCNIGDPIQFERVGFFVKDKDSTDNEPIFNLTVELVENASIKKNKKEDLIQKEMDKLKREQIANMRKMKKEQKRLKDQAKLEAAEKQAS